The window GAATACACCGCCGATCCGGCCGATCGTGAGACCATTTACCAGAACAAGGCGGATCAGGGGGCGGTCTTCCAGATGGACGGCATCGGCATCAACGGCGACAAGTCGGGGACCAATCCCTCGCAGGAGCTGGTCGATTGTTACGAAACAGTCGATGGCGAGCCGATTCTCGACCTGGCGAATCCTTACGAGGACGAGATGCACCTGACCCCCAACTACAATCCGGAGAACCGCACTTACGATCCGCAGAATCCGTATGAGAACCGTGATCCGCGCTTCTATGCCTCGATCTATTACAACGGTTCGAAACGCCACTGCTACTGGAAGGTCACCGAAGACCCGAAATGTATCGAGAACTATCCGGCCGAACCCGGCACCCGCACGCGCATCATCGCCACCTACCCCGAGGAGCCTTTCACGGGCCTTATGGGGGCCGGCCAGGGGTCGCAGCGGACCCGGACGGGATATTACGAGCGCAAGTTCCTCCATCCTTACGCGGCGCCGACCTATCCGGGCAGTGCCGGGGCGAATTTCAAGATGTTCCGTTTGGGCGAAGCGATTCTCAACTTCGCCGAGGCGGCCGCCGAAGCCGGACATGAGGACGAGGCCATCGCGGCCGTGAACGAGATCCGCAGCCGTGTCGGTATGCCGGGACTCGATGCCGGCCTGAGCGGCGACGAACTGATGCTGCGTATCCGCAACGAACGTCGTGTCGAGCTGGCCATGGAGGGCTTCCGCTATTACGACGTGCGCCGCTGGTCGCTTCCCTCCGGGGACCTTTCGGAGACCGACCGTTACCTGACGGCGGCGCGCGTTACCCGGAACGGGGACGGCACGTATTCCTATGCCCGCCAACTGGTCGGGGAGCGGATGTGCTATCAGAACAAATTCCTGTGGCTGCCCATCCCGCTGAACGAAGCGAATCTCATGACGACGCTGACGGGCGTGAATTGGCAGAATCCCGGATGGTAACGGGCAGTAATCTCTAAAACGAATTAACGATCATGAGACAGATAATCAAGTTTATCGCAATATTCAGCGTTTGCCTGTTCGCAGCCGGCCGGCTGCTTGCCGCAGAGCAGGGAACCATCGTCAAGGGACAGGTAACCGACAAGGACGGCACTCCGCTGGCAGGCGTGACGGTCCGTGCGGACGAATGTCCGGGTGCGGCGTTGACCGATGCCGACGGCTTCTATTCGATCACCGTGCCGGACGGTGCGAAGCAGCTGCTTTTCTACCTGCCGGGCTATCGCTCCGAGCGCATGGCCGTGGCCGACGCACGTGACCGCGTCGCCTTGGGGCTCGCCGAGACCTTCGATCTCGAAGAGACCGTTTACATGGGCCATACGGCCCAGCGCAAGGGCGACATCTCCGGATCGGTGGCTTCGGTCAGCGGGCAGGAGCTCGCCAAGTCGCCCACGAGCAACCTTTCGATGGCCCTGGCGGGGCGGTTGCAGGGGCTGCTTATGCAGGAGACCTACTCCGAGCCGTCGCGGGCCAATACGGGGATGTACGTGCGCGGGATCTCTTCGATCCGCGCCAACCAGCCCATCGTCGTGATCGACGGCATGGTCATCAGCTACAACGTGCTCCAGACTTTCGATTATATCAGCGCCGAAGAGATCGAGTCGGTGACCGTGCTCAAAGATGCGGCGTCGCTGGCGCTGTACGGCATTCAGGGCGCCGACGGCGTGCTGGTCATCACGACCAGGCGCGGCCGTCAGGGCGATTTGAAGATCGGAGTGCGGCTGGATCAGACCTTCCAGCAGATGACGACGAAACCCGCATTCATCAACTCGGCCGAATATGCGTCGCTGCGCAACGAGGCGGCTTTCAACGACGGTTTGGGAGAGAATTACTATTATTCCGATGAACAGATCACGGCATTCCGCACGGGGTCGGACCGCAGCCTCTATCCTGACAATGACTGGCGGGATATGTTCCTGAAGAACGTCAGCAGCATGCAGCGGCTCGGCGTGGACATCTCGGGCGGCAGCGACAAGGTGCTCTATTACACCAATGTCAACCTGATGCACCAGGGCGGTTTCTACAACACCGATCAGGACGAATACAAGTCCAACAGCAACTTCATCTGGGCCAATGTGCGTTCGAATGTGGACCTTAAAGTCAACAAGTTTCTGAGCGCTTCGCTGCGTCTGGCGGGCAATATCAAGCGCGAGCGTACGCCCGGCGGAGGTTTCCTGGCCGACATCTATCCGCTGCTCTACTCCGTTCCGTCGTCGGTCTACGGTCCGACCGTGCCTGCGGTCGATCCGGTGACCGGAGAACCCGTGGAGGGCGGCGGCGGGGTCGTTGTGACGGACAAGATACAGACGACGCCCTACGGACAGATCAACCGTTCGGGATTCGTGCGCCATACGGTCACCAACATATACGCGCAATTTGCCCTGAACGCCGATCTGAGCTTCATTACGCCGGGGTTGAAGGCGGGAGGCTCGTTCGGTTACCGGACCAATTCGGTCAACAGCCTCTCCACGTATCAGTCCTACGAAAAATGGATTCGTTCCGAGGACGGCACCTTCTCGAAATACGGCAACGACATCAACGGCAATCTCACTTATGGTAAGAGCTCGTCGATGTATTATCAGCTCGACTACCGCGGCATGCTGGGTTACGACCGGCAGTTCGGCCGCCACAAGGCGGGAGCCATGGCCTATCTCTTCTATCAGGATCTCTCGACGGAGGATAAGGCTATGCCGGGGCTGCTCCCTTACCGGAAACTGGTCAGCGGGTTCGAGGCGAACTATAATTTCGACGACCGCTATCTGCTCAAATTCGACGTGGGCTACTCCGGATCGGAGCAGTATGCCCGTGCCCGCCGTTTCGTCGCTACGCCGGCCTTCTCGGCTGCATGGGTCGCCTCCAACGAGGCGTTCCTGAAGGACGTTTCGTGGCTGAGCCACCTCAAATTCCGCGTCGCCTGGGGGCAGACTGCCACCGAGCGTTCCGGACTGGGCCGTTATGCCTATCTGGATAACGTGACGCTGGTCGGCGGCGGCACTATCCCCGCCTTCTCCAACACGGTGACCGAGACCCAGGTGGGCAGCCCCGACATCGAACCCGAGATCTCCGAAAAATTCAATTTCGGGGTCGATCTTTCGCTCTTCGACAACCTTTCGCTGTCGTTCGAACTTTTCCGCGACCGGATGGATAACATGGTCATTCCGGGCGCAGCGACGACCCCTTCGTATCAGGGCGTGCCGCTGGGCTACCTGCCGGCGACCAATTCGGGTGAGTTCGAGAGCAAGGGATACGAAGTGAGCCTGCGTTATTCGAAAGCATTCAGAAACGGTTTGAAAATCAATGTCGGCGGTTGGCTGACCTACACCGAGAACAAGGTCATCCGCAGCGGCGAGACCGAGAAAAATGCCGACTATGCCTATCGCAAATGGCAGGAGGGATTCCCCTACGGGCAGGAGTTCGGCTATCTGCTCGACCGCAGCAACGGATCGCCGTTCTACAATACGCCGGAAGAGCTCGCTCAGAGCGGCCTTACCTATGAGTTCGGAACGCCCCGTGTCGGCGACCTGAAATACGTTGACCTGAATAAGGACGGAATCATCAACGAGCGCGACAAGGCGCCGATCGGTACGGGTGCCATCCCGCGTGTCTACTATGCCTTCTTCGCCGAGGCGAAGTACAAGTCGTTCGACCTGAGCCTGCTGTTCCAGGGCGTCGGCAAGTACTCCACGACCTTCAGCGGCGCGGGTATCTACGAATACGATTACGACGGCGTGTTCGGTTCGCTGCACCGCAATGCCTGGACCGAGGAGCGCGCCCGCAGCGGTGCGCGCATCGACTACCCGGCATTATCGACGAAGAAGAATACCAACCAC of the Alistipes senegalensis JC50 genome contains:
- a CDS encoding RagB/SusD family nutrient uptake outer membrane protein, with product MKLTKLYRAAAGLLALATVSACESALDMAPDGYVSIPQIFQDNEQTGAWLNTCYEYIPEMGIKFHYWSRGLVVWSDEAWDSDEGAGLMSGLLYKGQASADNHPIVNLSANFGNGDYWNRYWAAIRKCAVFLSYIDGANVTSQSDKMRWKAEAHVLRAYYYSELLRWYGTGLPIVREAYALDTDFGKVVKPSFYESVQFVIEDCNAALAISQLPWRITTAAEAGRMTKAVAEAIRARMILYAASPLYNDGQDHWDEAYRITKEAVTNLKKNGYALYDKVNYPEFKEATAFLPNDGAALYNEYFTSTMEYTADPADRETIYQNKADQGAVFQMDGIGINGDKSGTNPSQELVDCYETVDGEPILDLANPYEDEMHLTPNYNPENRTYDPQNPYENRDPRFYASIYYNGSKRHCYWKVTEDPKCIENYPAEPGTRTRIIATYPEEPFTGLMGAGQGSQRTRTGYYERKFLHPYAAPTYPGSAGANFKMFRLGEAILNFAEAAAEAGHEDEAIAAVNEIRSRVGMPGLDAGLSGDELMLRIRNERRVELAMEGFRYYDVRRWSLPSGDLSETDRYLTAARVTRNGDGTYSYARQLVGERMCYQNKFLWLPIPLNEANLMTTLTGVNWQNPGW
- a CDS encoding SusC/RagA family TonB-linked outer membrane protein, translating into MRQIIKFIAIFSVCLFAAGRLLAAEQGTIVKGQVTDKDGTPLAGVTVRADECPGAALTDADGFYSITVPDGAKQLLFYLPGYRSERMAVADARDRVALGLAETFDLEETVYMGHTAQRKGDISGSVASVSGQELAKSPTSNLSMALAGRLQGLLMQETYSEPSRANTGMYVRGISSIRANQPIVVIDGMVISYNVLQTFDYISAEEIESVTVLKDAASLALYGIQGADGVLVITTRRGRQGDLKIGVRLDQTFQQMTTKPAFINSAEYASLRNEAAFNDGLGENYYYSDEQITAFRTGSDRSLYPDNDWRDMFLKNVSSMQRLGVDISGGSDKVLYYTNVNLMHQGGFYNTDQDEYKSNSNFIWANVRSNVDLKVNKFLSASLRLAGNIKRERTPGGGFLADIYPLLYSVPSSVYGPTVPAVDPVTGEPVEGGGGVVVTDKIQTTPYGQINRSGFVRHTVTNIYAQFALNADLSFITPGLKAGGSFGYRTNSVNSLSTYQSYEKWIRSEDGTFSKYGNDINGNLTYGKSSSMYYQLDYRGMLGYDRQFGRHKAGAMAYLFYQDLSTEDKAMPGLLPYRKLVSGFEANYNFDDRYLLKFDVGYSGSEQYARARRFVATPAFSAAWVASNEAFLKDVSWLSHLKFRVAWGQTATERSGLGRYAYLDNVTLVGGGTIPAFSNTVTETQVGSPDIEPEISEKFNFGVDLSLFDNLSLSFELFRDRMDNMVIPGAATTPSYQGVPLGYLPATNSGEFESKGYEVSLRYSKAFRNGLKINVGGWLTYTENKVIRSGETEKNADYAYRKWQEGFPYGQEFGYLLDRSNGSPFYNTPEELAQSGLTYEFGTPRVGDLKYVDLNKDGIINERDKAPIGTGAIPRVYYAFFAEAKYKSFDLSLLFQGVGKYSTTFSGAGIYEYDYDGVFGSLHRNAWTEERARSGARIDYPALSTKKNTNHETSEFFLYDRSYLRLKNIELGYTLPRKWAAAISAENLRVSFSVQNPFTWDNMKSSDFGPEGSFLSVPVYRFYSVKLSLNF